One stretch of Pigmentiphaga aceris DNA includes these proteins:
- a CDS encoding MOSC domain-containing protein, with product MSITISGLFVYPIKSCGGVSLRESELGEGGLRYDRNWMVVDADGKFLTQRSHPKMALVRTELKFSELVIRAPGMLRLDILRDVIEDDDSVKVRVKVWRDEVDAVDEGDLAAHWFSTFLGEPCRLVKIHPDARRIADVARVDAWLEAHPEEAEGIARENVYAFADGFPILVANQQSLEDLNGRLRDGGHAPIAHDRFRPNIVLNGLDAFDEDYVVRLTIGDVSLALVKPCTRCEVPNTDQHTGDVGVEPMGTLSGFRSHDIGITYGVNAVVSAPAGAVLKVGDSVEAALNF from the coding sequence ATGTCCATCACCATTTCCGGCTTGTTCGTCTATCCCATCAAGTCTTGCGGCGGTGTGTCGCTGCGTGAATCCGAGCTGGGCGAAGGTGGCCTGCGCTACGACCGCAACTGGATGGTGGTCGACGCCGACGGCAAGTTCCTGACGCAGCGCAGCCACCCGAAAATGGCGCTGGTGCGTACCGAACTGAAGTTCTCGGAACTGGTGATCCGCGCCCCCGGCATGCTGCGCCTGGACATCCTGCGTGACGTGATCGAAGACGACGACAGCGTGAAAGTGCGCGTGAAGGTCTGGCGCGATGAAGTCGATGCGGTGGACGAGGGCGACCTGGCCGCGCATTGGTTCAGTACCTTCCTGGGCGAGCCTTGCCGACTGGTGAAGATTCACCCCGATGCGCGTCGCATTGCAGACGTGGCGCGGGTGGACGCCTGGCTTGAGGCGCATCCCGAAGAAGCAGAAGGTATTGCGCGTGAGAACGTCTACGCATTCGCCGATGGCTTCCCGATCCTGGTTGCGAACCAGCAATCGCTGGAAGACCTGAACGGCCGCCTGCGCGACGGCGGCCACGCCCCGATTGCCCATGACCGCTTCCGCCCGAACATCGTGTTGAACGGTTTGGATGCCTTTGATGAAGATTACGTGGTGCGCCTCACCATCGGCGACGTGTCACTGGCGCTGGTGAAGCCGTGCACGCGTTGTGAAGTGCCGAATACCGATCAACACACGGGTGATGTCGGGGTGGAGCCGATGGGCACGCTGTCTGGTTTCCGCTCGCATGACATCGGCATCACCTACGGCGTGAATGCAGTGGTCAGCGCGCCTGCCGGTGCGGTGTTGAAGGTGGGTGACAGCGTGGAAGCGGCGTTGAATTTCTGA
- a CDS encoding AsmA family protein — translation MKWFKRILIAVLALGLLLGVGIAILLFAVDPNAYKAPLAEQVKQRYNRTLRIDGDLKLAVFPRLGLSIGRASLTEPASDQVFAALDSAKVSVALWPLLSREVVIDHVDVTGLKANLVRNRDGRLSFADLMGQTAAPATTPVPVPVPGGKEKTPLQIDIAGVSIAGEVAWRDDQAGTQLLIEKLQATTGRIAPGRPFDVNLSARVLGQAPKVDATLQLQTNVEFDAGFKTFAARKLDFKLAGSVPDVRANALSVRGSFGYDVTKSAFDATNLSVAFQGDVAGRTPLTGIDARIEAQTLSAAPADGKLTIDRLTMAASGKAAADAFDLTVEAPGVRVTGGNASGDSINGRVKISGSRALDAKFTLAGLRTAADVLTADPFTLEGSYKQAARSIQFKVATPVSANWRAGTVALDTLVADLRIDDPALPNKSVQVPANGMLRVDTQKQHVEAKLGATLEGSKLDATLDANSFSAPRVVFSLVADKLDLDKLVPPKPVMTVPAPIVPPVAPAATPAGTPAPAPAVPAAPAAVDFSPLHGITASGTVRVGSLVARNIKARDVSVVIKVADGRVDLSGMQAALYDGRLTGSAFADANGNRLGINAVLADVSIQPLLVDLANKDLLSGRGRLSLALQTSGQSTDTMKKRLDGNVQVALRDGAVKGINLAQSLRDFKAMIGRKQDDAQQNNRSQSTDFSQLDARLDIAQGVGTLNQLDLRAPLLRLSPGKPARIDLAANQFDLVVNTNVVNTSKGQGGADLDALREVTVPVHLTGPIEAPAYRIMWADIGGAVLKNAVQEAIEKRLGGSTGGGQEKLEERLKDSVGERLKGLLGR, via the coding sequence ATGAAGTGGTTCAAGCGCATTCTGATTGCCGTGCTCGCGCTGGGGCTGCTGCTGGGCGTCGGCATCGCGATCCTGTTGTTTGCCGTCGATCCCAACGCGTACAAAGCGCCGCTGGCCGAGCAGGTCAAGCAACGCTACAACCGCACGCTGCGTATTGATGGCGACCTGAAGCTGGCCGTTTTCCCCCGCCTGGGGTTGAGTATTGGCCGCGCGTCGCTGACCGAGCCCGCAAGCGATCAGGTATTTGCCGCGCTGGATTCGGCCAAGGTGTCGGTCGCCTTGTGGCCTTTGCTGAGCCGCGAGGTGGTGATCGATCACGTGGATGTGACCGGCCTGAAGGCCAACCTGGTCCGCAATCGTGATGGCCGCCTGAGTTTCGCCGATTTGATGGGGCAGACCGCTGCCCCTGCCACCACGCCTGTGCCGGTACCCGTGCCGGGCGGCAAGGAAAAGACGCCGCTGCAGATCGACATTGCAGGCGTGTCGATCGCGGGCGAGGTGGCATGGCGTGACGATCAGGCGGGCACTCAACTGCTGATCGAGAAGTTGCAGGCCACCACGGGCCGCATTGCGCCTGGGCGTCCCTTCGATGTGAACCTGTCGGCACGGGTGCTCGGCCAAGCGCCCAAGGTGGATGCCACCCTGCAATTGCAGACCAATGTCGAGTTCGATGCCGGGTTCAAGACATTTGCCGCGCGCAAGCTGGACTTCAAACTGGCTGGCAGCGTGCCGGACGTGCGTGCCAACGCCTTGTCGGTGCGCGGCAGCTTTGGGTATGACGTGACCAAGAGCGCGTTCGATGCGACCAATCTGTCGGTGGCGTTCCAGGGCGACGTGGCTGGCCGTACCCCGCTGACGGGCATCGATGCCCGGATCGAGGCACAGACGCTGTCGGCTGCACCGGCCGATGGCAAGCTGACCATCGATCGCCTGACCATGGCGGCATCGGGCAAGGCTGCGGCCGATGCTTTCGATCTGACGGTCGAGGCTCCTGGCGTGCGTGTGACCGGTGGCAATGCCAGCGGCGATTCAATCAACGGCCGGGTGAAGATCAGCGGTTCGCGCGCGCTGGATGCCAAGTTCACCTTGGCTGGGCTGCGCACCGCCGCCGATGTGCTCACCGCCGATCCGTTCACGCTCGAAGGCAGCTACAAGCAGGCTGCACGCAGCATCCAGTTCAAGGTGGCCACGCCGGTATCGGCTAACTGGCGCGCTGGCACGGTGGCGTTGGACACGCTGGTGGCCGACCTGCGCATCGATGATCCCGCATTGCCCAACAAGTCTGTGCAGGTGCCGGCCAATGGCATGCTGCGGGTGGATACCCAGAAGCAGCATGTGGAAGCCAAACTGGGCGCGACCCTCGAGGGCAGCAAGCTCGACGCCACGCTGGACGCCAATTCCTTCTCGGCTCCGCGCGTGGTGTTCAGTCTGGTGGCCGACAAGCTGGATCTGGACAAGCTGGTGCCGCCCAAACCCGTGATGACCGTGCCCGCACCCATCGTGCCGCCGGTTGCACCGGCCGCGACGCCGGCCGGTACGCCTGCTCCTGCGCCCGCCGTGCCCGCCGCTCCGGCTGCGGTCGACTTCTCCCCGCTGCACGGCATTACGGCCAGCGGTACGGTGCGGGTCGGCAGCCTGGTGGCGCGCAACATCAAGGCACGTGATGTGTCCGTGGTCATCAAGGTCGCCGATGGCCGGGTCGATCTGAGCGGCATGCAAGCCGCCTTGTACGACGGTCGTCTGACGGGCAGCGCGTTTGCCGATGCCAACGGCAATCGTCTGGGCATCAATGCCGTGCTGGCCGATGTGTCGATCCAGCCCCTGCTGGTGGATCTGGCGAACAAGGATCTGCTCAGTGGCCGGGGCCGTCTGTCACTGGCCTTGCAGACCTCGGGCCAGTCCACCGACACCATGAAAAAACGCCTGGATGGCAATGTGCAGGTTGCTTTGCGTGACGGTGCGGTCAAGGGCATCAACCTGGCGCAATCGCTGCGCGATTTCAAGGCGATGATCGGCCGCAAGCAAGACGATGCGCAGCAGAACAACCGCAGCCAGTCCACCGACTTCTCGCAGCTGGATGCGCGGCTTGATATTGCGCAGGGCGTGGGCACGCTGAACCAGCTCGATCTGCGCGCGCCCTTGCTGCGTCTGTCGCCGGGCAAACCTGCACGCATCGATCTGGCCGCTAACCAGTTCGACCTGGTGGTCAACACCAACGTCGTCAATACATCCAAGGGACAGGGCGGTGCCGATCTCGATGCCTTGCGCGAAGTGACCGTGCCGGTGCATCTGACAGGTCCGATCGAAGCCCCCGCGTATCGCATCATGTGGGCAGACATCGGTGGTGCCGTATTGAAGAACGCCGTGCAGGAAGCCATCGAGAAACGCCTGGGCGGCAGCACAGGCGGCGGCCAGGAAAAGCTTGAAGAACGATTGAAAGACTCGGTAGGCGAACGGCTGAAAGGCCTGTTGGGCCGCTGA
- a CDS encoding YbhB/YbcL family Raf kinase inhibitor-like protein has product MKLPSLTVIAMLMASATLPALAQQGDGTQTSVTANTFKPAKVPLSAERMAALQAPAGFSVSTFATGLKNARMLAVAPNGTVYLSRRDQGDILMLRDTDGDGRADGMPVQVANRPGAHGLAIKDNKLYVATVKEIYVADMQADGSLGPMTMLIGDLPDSGQHPNRTISFGPDGMLYISVGSTCNACNESNPENATMLRASPDGKQRSIFASGLRNTIGFGWHPATGELWGLDHGIDYLGDDVQPEELNKIELGKQYGWPHVWGVDGINPQSTPVGDITKAQWLANSTPMIMGYTAHAAPMQMVFYPQGGSFPANYRGDAFATMRGSWNRMPASGYEIVRIRFNNGQPVGIEPFVTGFLTDGGTTHIARPVGLAVTPDGSLLMADDANGTIFRISYDGGRAAVNAASPAPTPSGPTLAQVNQGNQVPLANTRPETAARSAAPLTVQSYSFEQGAGIPVRHSEYADGVSPALRWSAVPGAVSYAIVMEDPDSRPITPFVHWVAWNIPGNVTMLPEGLQEQGRLTEPDGVMQGKTTRGSLGYYGPRPPVGDAPHAYHFQVLALDTMLALPAGANRDEVLAAARGHVIGKGELVGRYQQTVAPLK; this is encoded by the coding sequence ATGAAGCTCCCTTCTCTTACTGTCATCGCCATGCTGATGGCCAGTGCAACGCTGCCCGCGCTGGCGCAACAAGGCGACGGCACGCAGACCAGCGTGACCGCCAACACCTTCAAACCGGCCAAGGTGCCGCTCAGTGCCGAACGGATGGCAGCCTTGCAGGCCCCGGCAGGTTTCAGCGTCTCGACCTTTGCCACCGGCCTGAAAAACGCCCGCATGCTGGCCGTTGCGCCGAACGGCACGGTGTATCTCAGCCGTCGCGATCAAGGCGACATCCTGATGCTGCGTGATACCGACGGTGATGGCCGCGCAGATGGCATGCCCGTGCAGGTGGCCAATCGCCCTGGCGCACACGGACTGGCGATAAAGGACAACAAGCTATACGTCGCGACGGTGAAGGAAATCTATGTGGCCGACATGCAGGCCGATGGATCGCTCGGGCCCATGACCATGCTGATCGGTGACCTGCCCGACAGCGGCCAGCACCCGAACCGCACCATCTCCTTTGGTCCGGACGGCATGCTCTACATCAGCGTGGGGTCCACCTGCAATGCCTGCAACGAGAGCAACCCCGAGAACGCCACCATGCTGCGTGCTTCGCCCGACGGCAAGCAGCGCAGCATCTTTGCATCGGGCTTGCGCAACACCATCGGCTTTGGCTGGCATCCGGCCACCGGTGAACTGTGGGGGCTGGACCATGGCATCGACTACCTGGGCGATGACGTGCAACCCGAAGAGCTGAACAAGATCGAACTGGGCAAGCAGTACGGCTGGCCCCACGTATGGGGTGTGGATGGCATCAATCCGCAGAGCACACCCGTAGGCGACATCACCAAGGCCCAGTGGCTCGCCAACAGCACGCCGATGATCATGGGCTACACCGCCCATGCCGCTCCGATGCAGATGGTTTTCTATCCCCAGGGCGGCTCCTTCCCCGCCAACTACAGGGGTGACGCATTCGCCACCATGCGTGGCTCGTGGAACCGCATGCCGGCATCGGGCTATGAGATCGTGCGAATCCGTTTCAACAACGGTCAGCCCGTGGGCATCGAGCCTTTTGTGACGGGCTTCCTGACTGACGGCGGCACCACCCATATCGCACGCCCGGTGGGCTTGGCGGTGACACCAGACGGTTCACTGCTGATGGCTGACGACGCCAACGGCACGATTTTCCGCATCTCGTATGACGGCGGGCGCGCCGCAGTCAATGCCGCCTCGCCCGCACCGACACCCAGCGGCCCGACGCTGGCCCAGGTCAACCAAGGCAACCAGGTTCCGCTTGCCAATACCCGCCCGGAAACCGCCGCACGCAGCGCTGCGCCGCTCACGGTGCAGTCCTACAGCTTCGAGCAAGGCGCAGGCATCCCCGTGCGCCACAGCGAGTACGCTGATGGCGTGTCGCCCGCACTGCGCTGGAGCGCCGTGCCTGGGGCAGTGTCGTATGCCATCGTGATGGAAGATCCTGATTCCCGCCCGATCACGCCATTCGTGCATTGGGTGGCCTGGAACATTCCTGGCAACGTCACCATGCTGCCCGAAGGTTTGCAGGAACAAGGCCGACTGACCGAACCGGACGGCGTCATGCAAGGCAAGACCACCCGCGGTTCGCTGGGCTATTACGGACCACGCCCGCCGGTTGGCGACGCACCGCATGCCTATCACTTCCAGGTGTTGGCGCTCGACACCATGCTTGCGCTGCCGGCCGGTGCCAACCGCGATGAAGTGCTGGCTGCTGCACGGGGTCACGTGATCGGCAAAGGTGAACTGGTCGGGCGCTATCAACAGACTGTTGCGCCGCTGAAGTAA
- a CDS encoding DMT family transporter, with the protein MPLHYFLAPLGAVLIWAGNMVINKLAADAIAPSAIAFYRWVLAILLMTPFVAPQVWRARADIRPVLGKLAALGLLGLAAWQGLAYYAALTTTATNMGIIAAMLPLVTMVLSALVLREPPTLGMVLGSALAFSGLIILLSHGSPANVLKDGVNLGDLLMVMACISYAAYGILLRRWKLTLDPWTSIYVQACFAALALLLPFLIGPWSPINAQNIGLIVYAAIPASLFSTFLWMRSIRLLGANRSSIMLNLMPPLSALLAFIFLGERLQSYHIIGGLVAIAGVVLSQLLTRRLGQSKAQSTQPG; encoded by the coding sequence GTGCCTCTTCATTATTTCCTCGCCCCGCTCGGTGCCGTCCTGATCTGGGCTGGCAACATGGTGATCAACAAACTCGCTGCCGACGCCATTGCACCCAGTGCAATCGCGTTCTATCGCTGGGTGTTGGCCATTCTGTTGATGACACCGTTTGTCGCGCCCCAGGTGTGGCGTGCACGTGCTGACATCCGACCCGTACTGGGCAAACTGGCTGCCCTAGGCCTGCTTGGCCTGGCCGCCTGGCAAGGGCTTGCCTACTACGCTGCGCTCACCACCACGGCCACCAACATGGGCATCATCGCAGCCATGCTGCCGCTGGTGACCATGGTGTTGAGCGCCCTGGTGCTGCGCGAACCGCCCACGCTTGGCATGGTGCTGGGCAGTGCGCTGGCGTTCTCGGGACTAATCATTCTGCTCAGCCATGGCAGCCCGGCCAACGTGTTGAAAGACGGCGTGAACTTGGGCGATCTGCTGATGGTGATGGCCTGCATATCGTATGCGGCGTATGGCATATTGCTGCGCCGCTGGAAGCTGACGCTGGACCCGTGGACGTCCATCTACGTGCAGGCATGTTTTGCTGCGCTGGCGCTGTTGCTGCCCTTCCTCATTGGCCCATGGTCGCCCATCAATGCGCAGAACATCGGGCTGATCGTCTACGCAGCCATTCCTGCATCGCTGTTCTCGACCTTCCTGTGGATGCGGTCGATCAGACTGCTGGGGGCCAATCGCTCCAGCATCATGCTGAATCTGATGCCACCCCTGTCGGCGCTGCTGGCCTTCATTTTCCTGGGTGAACGCCTGCAGTCGTATCACATCATCGGTGGCCTGGTGGCGATTGCGGGGGTGGTGCTGTCGCAGTTGCTGACCCGCCGCCTGGGCCAGTCCAAGGCGCAATCCACGCAACCAGGTTAG
- a CDS encoding SfnB family sulfur acquisition oxidoreductase, whose protein sequence is MLQALPVSLTVDRPAAHVIHKDTEALVVARDLASAFAAGASSRDRERHMPVDEVDAFSQSGLWALTVPQQHGGAEVSQVTLTEIFKTIAQADPSIAQIPQNHFSVVNAIALDGTEAQQRFFFAEVLRGLRLGNAASESANPSLKEGLTRITAAGSAFRLNGRKAYSIGVLFADWVAVSAIDDEGERVLAIVPHNASGVSVRDDWAGFGLRTTASGTVILDDVPVLPWQIVPSRRFSRPTQAGALSQILQAAIGAGIARAALADTHDLVRDRSRPWIDSKVMQASDDPLTVNEMGHLQVQLHAAEAMIERAARLLDATAPVSTPQESALVSLAVAEAKILSTEIALAATNKLFELAGTQSLASELDLDRHWRNARTLTLYDPVRWKYHAVGNYYLNDVLPPHHSYF, encoded by the coding sequence ATGCTTCAGGCCCTACCTGTTTCACTGACGGTCGATCGTCCGGCAGCGCATGTCATTCACAAGGACACGGAAGCGCTGGTCGTGGCGCGCGACTTGGCGAGTGCATTTGCGGCTGGTGCCAGTTCACGCGACCGTGAGCGGCATATGCCGGTGGATGAAGTGGATGCGTTTTCCCAGAGCGGCCTGTGGGCGCTGACCGTGCCGCAGCAACACGGCGGTGCGGAGGTCAGCCAAGTGACCTTGACCGAGATTTTCAAGACGATTGCGCAGGCTGACCCATCCATTGCGCAGATTCCGCAGAACCACTTCAGTGTCGTCAATGCGATTGCGCTTGATGGCACCGAGGCGCAACAACGCTTCTTCTTCGCCGAGGTGTTGCGCGGGTTGCGGCTGGGCAATGCTGCATCGGAAAGCGCCAACCCCAGCTTGAAAGAGGGCCTGACGCGCATCACCGCCGCAGGTTCCGCATTCCGTTTGAACGGGCGCAAAGCCTATTCGATCGGTGTGCTGTTTGCAGACTGGGTGGCGGTGTCGGCGATTGATGACGAGGGCGAGCGGGTGCTGGCCATCGTGCCGCATAACGCGTCGGGGGTATCGGTGCGTGATGACTGGGCAGGTTTCGGCTTGCGCACCACCGCCAGCGGCACGGTGATTCTGGACGATGTTCCGGTATTGCCGTGGCAGATCGTGCCGTCGCGCCGTTTCAGCCGGCCGACGCAGGCGGGTGCGCTGTCGCAGATTCTGCAGGCGGCCATCGGGGCAGGCATTGCGCGCGCGGCATTGGCTGACACCCATGACCTGGTGCGTGATCGGTCAAGACCGTGGATCGACAGCAAGGTCATGCAGGCCAGCGACGACCCGCTGACGGTCAATGAAATGGGGCATCTGCAGGTGCAACTGCATGCGGCGGAAGCCATGATTGAACGCGCGGCGCGTCTGCTTGATGCCACCGCACCGGTGTCGACGCCGCAGGAATCTGCGCTGGTGTCTTTGGCGGTAGCCGAAGCCAAGATACTGTCGACCGAGATTGCGCTGGCGGCCACCAACAAGTTGTTCGAGCTGGCCGGCACCCAGTCGCTTGCGTCTGAACTGGACCTGGACCGTCACTGGCGCAATGCGCGCACCCTGACCTTGTACGACCCGGTGCGCTGGAAGTATCACGCGGTGGGCAACTACTACTTGAACGATGTGCTGCCACCGCACCACTCGTACTTCTAA
- a CDS encoding Ku protein, translated as MPRTLWNGAISFGLVHIPVSLYPASKDESIDFDWLDKRSMDPVGYKRINKRTGREIDKENIVKGVKVGSGDYVLLSDDEIRAAYPKTTKTIEIEAFVDAADIPFIYLDRPYYLGPQGNAAKVYTLLRETLIASGKVGIAKVVIQTKQHLAALMPVGPALMLHTLRWNNEVRGVDDLELPADKKSSLNAGELRMAKLLVDDMSQDWDPSAYSDSFRDAIMTLIDKKQKSGKVEAVEPLEEDVDHGSNVIDLTALLKRSLGKGGGAGGGKRAAANDDEGDAEDEDKPSRKAMKTAGGKASAKSAQSTGKSATKSTAKTASASSQKSTKAPAKKTSSRSAASGPTLASSGAKKTVKKTAATASPKKSAASSTRKRAA; from the coding sequence ATGCCTCGAACGCTTTGGAACGGTGCTATCAGTTTTGGTCTGGTGCACATCCCGGTCAGTCTTTACCCGGCCTCGAAAGACGAGTCGATCGACTTCGATTGGCTGGATAAACGCTCCATGGACCCGGTGGGCTACAAGCGCATCAACAAGCGCACCGGTCGCGAAATCGACAAGGAAAATATCGTCAAGGGCGTGAAGGTGGGCAGCGGCGATTACGTCCTGCTGAGCGACGACGAGATTCGTGCGGCGTATCCGAAGACCACCAAGACTATCGAGATCGAAGCCTTTGTCGACGCTGCCGACATTCCGTTCATCTATCTGGATCGCCCGTACTACCTTGGCCCGCAGGGCAATGCCGCGAAGGTGTATACGCTGCTGCGGGAAACGCTGATTGCCAGCGGCAAGGTGGGCATTGCAAAGGTTGTGATCCAGACCAAGCAGCATTTGGCTGCGCTGATGCCGGTGGGGCCGGCACTGATGTTGCACACACTGCGTTGGAACAATGAAGTGCGCGGCGTGGACGACCTGGAACTGCCTGCGGACAAGAAGTCGTCACTGAACGCAGGCGAGTTGCGCATGGCCAAGTTGCTGGTCGACGATATGAGCCAGGACTGGGATCCCAGCGCGTATTCCGACAGTTTCCGCGACGCGATCATGACCTTGATCGACAAGAAGCAGAAGTCCGGAAAGGTCGAGGCGGTGGAACCGCTTGAAGAAGACGTGGACCACGGCTCGAACGTGATCGATCTGACTGCCTTGCTCAAGCGCAGCCTGGGCAAGGGGGGCGGTGCGGGGGGCGGCAAGCGGGCGGCGGCCAATGATGATGAGGGCGATGCGGAAGACGAGGACAAGCCAAGCCGGAAAGCTATGAAGACAGCGGGTGGGAAAGCGTCTGCGAAATCCGCCCAGTCCACTGGAAAATCCGCCACCAAATCCACTGCAAAAACGGCATCTGCATCCAGCCAGAAATCGACCAAGGCACCCGCCAAAAAGACCTCGTCGCGTAGCGCTGCCAGCGGTCCCACTTTGGCGTCTTCAGGTGCCAAGAAAACCGTGAAAAAAACGGCGGCGACTGCGTCGCCCAAGAAATCTGCGGCGTCATCTACACGCAAGCGCGCTGCCTGA
- a CDS encoding BlaI/MecI/CopY family transcriptional regulator, which translates to MTNSHATIAKPTSAELDVLQTLWETGPATVKQAHASMAARRDGLTYANVLRLMQIMHAKGLLTRDESQRSHVYAAAQSQKATQGGLIKDLIGKAFAGSGMALVVAALRDGHVSKKDRAEIEALLRDDKL; encoded by the coding sequence ATGACCAATAGCCACGCCACCATCGCCAAGCCGACCAGCGCCGAACTCGATGTGCTGCAAACGCTTTGGGAGACGGGCCCCGCCACCGTCAAGCAGGCCCACGCCAGCATGGCTGCGCGACGCGATGGTCTGACCTACGCAAACGTGCTGAGACTGATGCAGATCATGCATGCCAAGGGCCTGTTGACGCGCGACGAGAGCCAACGCTCCCACGTTTATGCCGCTGCCCAAAGCCAGAAAGCGACCCAGGGCGGCCTGATCAAGGATCTGATCGGCAAGGCGTTCGCGGGCTCGGGCATGGCACTGGTGGTGGCCGCCTTGCGCGACGGCCACGTCAGCAAGAAAGACCGCGCTGAAATCGAAGCCCTGCTGCGCGACGACAAGCTGTGA
- a CDS encoding M56 family metallopeptidase has product MSEILLAGVWAIGSGLPALAWKILCLHAATLALLALTRSSDAKLRYALLGLALFTSLGIGITEIASAWNGLPATSAASPLSPGTVTSAWPVWLALAWLAGSALAALRVWFGLVWLRGVIRVSRSWDDPVWQARAADMARRLRLSRTVDIRVVQHLSTPITAGWLKPVILVPASLITGMPPDLLTALLAHELAHVRRHDYLVNLLQHAAEILLCFHPSIWWLSRRLRIEREHIADQMAAALIGSPMPLARALYALKDTGADMSVPVAPAAQDGELLDRIRRLVRPDTLGTRRLAMLPVMAMSFALAGVGTWSALTSTLTSMLKIGPAQPLSRQEAQHLMARLPGIQTLIEASGASHVLVLDTNSGTTLLGQAENDAVPIASLTKLMTAMVVLDAAPDLSRHILIDERDANATAMGAASPLPVGASVPLDTVLKLALMASDNRAAHALARTYPGGETAFAQALQRKTAALHLEHTTLEEPTGLSTANRASAADVGKIVSAATSYPQIVRSTTTVAETLDAAGKQLRYRNTNPLVGAQGWDIRLSKTGTSTEAGRCLVMRVHIDDRDLTLVLLNGRASSA; this is encoded by the coding sequence GTGAGCGAAATCTTGCTTGCCGGGGTCTGGGCCATCGGCAGCGGCCTGCCCGCATTGGCCTGGAAAATTCTGTGTTTGCATGCCGCCACGCTGGCCTTGCTGGCGCTGACACGGTCAAGTGACGCAAAGCTGCGTTATGCGCTGCTGGGCCTCGCGTTGTTCACCAGCTTGGGCATCGGCATCACAGAGATTGCATCGGCATGGAACGGGCTACCGGCGACCAGCGCTGCCTCCCCGCTTTCACCAGGCACCGTGACATCGGCATGGCCGGTGTGGCTGGCGCTGGCATGGCTGGCCGGCAGTGCACTGGCGGCGTTGCGCGTGTGGTTCGGACTGGTGTGGTTGCGGGGCGTAATACGCGTCAGCCGCTCGTGGGACGATCCTGTCTGGCAGGCACGCGCGGCCGACATGGCGCGTCGCCTGCGGCTTTCGCGCACGGTTGACATTCGGGTCGTGCAACACCTGTCCACACCCATTACCGCAGGGTGGCTCAAGCCAGTCATTCTGGTGCCGGCCTCGCTCATCACCGGCATGCCGCCTGATCTGCTGACGGCGTTGCTGGCGCATGAGCTGGCCCACGTTCGGCGTCATGACTATCTGGTCAATCTGCTTCAACACGCAGCGGAAATACTGCTGTGCTTCCATCCGTCCATCTGGTGGCTGTCGCGTCGGCTGCGTATCGAGCGCGAACACATTGCCGACCAGATGGCGGCGGCGTTGATCGGCAGTCCCATGCCGCTGGCACGTGCGCTTTATGCATTGAAGGACACGGGGGCTGACATGTCAGTGCCGGTGGCACCCGCCGCGCAAGACGGTGAGCTGCTCGACCGTATCCGTCGCCTGGTGCGTCCAGATACGCTAGGCACGCGGCGCTTGGCAATGCTACCTGTCATGGCAATGTCGTTTGCGCTGGCGGGCGTTGGTACCTGGTCCGCACTGACGTCAACGCTGACGTCGATGCTGAAAATCGGTCCGGCGCAGCCCTTATCCAGACAAGAGGCGCAACACCTGATGGCGCGTTTGCCAGGCATCCAGACCCTGATCGAAGCAAGCGGCGCGTCCCATGTGCTGGTGCTGGATACCAACTCGGGCACTACCCTGCTTGGTCAAGCTGAAAACGATGCCGTTCCGATCGCCTCATTGACCAAACTCATGACCGCCATGGTGGTTCTGGACGCCGCGCCGGATCTGTCGCGCCACATCTTGATCGACGAACGCGATGCAAACGCCACCGCCATGGGTGCAGCCTCGCCGCTGCCGGTAGGTGCCAGTGTGCCGCTGGACACCGTGCTCAAGCTGGCGTTGATGGCGTCGGACAACCGCGCGGCCCACGCGCTTGCACGCACCTACCCCGGCGGCGAGACGGCATTCGCACAGGCCCTGCAGCGCAAGACGGCAGCGCTGCACCTTGAACACACCACACTGGAAGAACCGACCGGCCTGTCCACCGCCAACCGCGCCAGCGCTGCCGACGTTGGCAAGATCGTCAGCGCAGCCACGTCCTACCCGCAGATCGTGCGCAGCACCACCACCGTCGCCGAGACCCTGGACGCGGCAGGCAAGCAGCTCCGATATCGCAACACCAACCCCCTGGTCGGTGCACAAGGGTGGGACATCCGCCTGTCCAAGACCGGTACCTCAACCGAGGCCGGACGCTGCCTGGTGATGCGCGTCCATATCGACGACCGCGACCTGACCCTCGTCTTGCTTAACGGCCGCGCCAGCAGCGCCTGA